Proteins encoded together in one Alteribacter keqinensis window:
- a CDS encoding SRPBCC family protein, producing the protein MFKGKFCFETTIDKPLNEVWAFFSKNTNLAEITGFPKVKVTGDQEVSKGARVNLELNFVVLTLTWKARIIDEKEGAFFTDVAEKAPFPFRIWTHTHRFVSEGSKTKMVDEVEFSSWIPAPIIKLMLYGMFFDRKKQIKKHEPL; encoded by the coding sequence ATGTTTAAAGGGAAATTCTGCTTCGAAACCACCATAGACAAGCCTTTGAATGAAGTTTGGGCTTTTTTTTCAAAAAATACAAACCTGGCAGAGATTACAGGCTTTCCAAAAGTAAAGGTAACGGGGGATCAAGAAGTGTCTAAAGGTGCCAGGGTGAACCTGGAACTGAATTTTGTTGTACTGACCCTTACATGGAAGGCTAGGATCATTGATGAAAAAGAGGGAGCCTTTTTTACTGATGTTGCAGAAAAAGCCCCTTTTCCCTTCAGAATATGGACTCATACACACCGCTTTGTTTCTGAAGGAAGTAAAACGAAAATGGTTGATGAAGTGGAATTCAGCTCCTGGATTCCGGCTCCTATTATAAAACTGATGCTGTACGGAATGTTCTTCGATCGAAAAAAACAGATAAAAAAACACGAGCCTTTATGA